In Gadus chalcogrammus isolate NIFS_2021 chromosome 1, NIFS_Gcha_1.0, whole genome shotgun sequence, the sequence AGAAGCGCCAGCCAGGCTGAGATCAAGAAGGTCTACAAACGCCTTGCAAAAGAATGGTATGCTGCTGTGTCACAAATCAGTCTActatttaatataaatatacaccaGTCAGTAACACAAGCAGCAAATATGTTAGCAAGTGCATGGCGGTTTAAAGTgtttcatgaataaaaaaatatttattcttTTCCAGGCACCCCGACAAAAACAAAAGCCCAGAGGCAGAGGACATGTTCATCAAGATCACAAAGTCTTATGAGGTTTGATATTCCTTTCAGCtgttaaagagaaaaaaaaacatgtacagGCCAGAATGTGCCTCTGGGTTATAATCCTCAACCATTCTATTATTCCTGTGCCTTCTCACCCGTGTAGATCCTATCCAGCGAGGAGAAACGCTCCACCTACGACCGATACGGACAGACGGATGACACCCAGCCCTACGGCCAGTACCGCCATCGCCACAGCCACTTTGACTTTGACGAGGCCTTCTTCAACTTCCCATTCAACAAGAACAGCCGGGACTTCGCCGACGGCAAGTATGCACTACACTTCGACCAGTACGTGAACAACGTGGTACCTGGCAGCTTCAAGAGGCCCTACCTGGTCAAGATTACCTCAGACTGGTGCTTCAGCTGCATCCACATCGAGCCCGTCTGGAAGGAGGTGGTGCAGGAGATGGAGACGCTAGGTAAGGAAAGAGAGAATCCACTTACCAACTGAAAGTGGTTAGTTTGTTGCTATGTTAAGATGTCCATATTTGGAATTATACCTGATATATAAAATCGTTAGTCAACTTATTAAAGTATTCCGAAGAGGAGGCTGTACAAAAGTGACTGAAGAAAAAAGGGGAACactttttatattataatattattatctgATTATAATATGAtaacataattattattattattatataatcatTGATGTATTTTTCATATTATTTAGGAAACTAAAGAACGTTATGCAATCAGTTACATGTAAAGTAGCTTTGATGCTACTTTCTGTTTATAATATGCGAGATGAATTGCAAGCTTAGCCTTTGTGCAGGTTCACGTGTTAAGAGTAGCCGGCCCATTGATGACCATTGTGTGTGGGTATCTGTGGATGCAGGCGTGGGTATTGGCGTGGTGGACGTGGGCTATGAGAGGCGTTTGGCTAACTACCTTGGAGCCCACCGCACGCCTTCCATACTGGGGGTCATCAACGGCAAGGTCACCTTCTTCCATTACGCCGTGGCCAAGGAGCTCCTCAAGCAGTTTGTGGAGGACCTGCTTCCACAGAGGCTAGTGGAGAAGGTAactcatattttatattttcaaatATAATAGAAGTATACAAGAAGCTTTGTTCAGTGACTGTACTATATCAATAATGCACACATTTTGAGTTAGCTaattgtttacttgctaaagCTATTATCAAGTACTACGTATCCTGTTTCAATCAAGTGGGAGAAACATGTTGAGGAGGATATCCATGGTCAACTTGCATCCCTGTAGGGGAATTATTGTTGTGTGTTCTTAATGTCCTTACATTAGCTGGAGGATGGTCATGAGGCTGAAATAAAGTAAAACACCTTTTTGCTTCGGTAATGCCACAACACGTCATAATGAATAAACAACCTGCAATAAGGACTCCATAACAAACCAATAATATGTAAATCAGGAATCAATAAAGGGACAATAAGAAGGCAATACAGTATAATAGTCCAGCGCCTCATAAAGGGTTGAGGCGGTTGTGAGGAAGGACATCGTTGCAACAACAGAGCATCTTAATGCCTGTGCGCTGTACCTTGAAAAGCGTCTGAGTCACAGGCTGAATATGCTTGCTCTCAAGATAGCTGAAGACAGTGCATACATGTGTTGCTAGTGCTACCAGACTGTGATTGTTGTTCCTAGGTCACTGATAAGAACCAGCTAGAATTCCTAAACAGCTGGCAAGAGATCAACAAGCCACATGTGCTCCTTTTTGACCAAGTGCCTGCAGTCCCTCTACTGTTTAAGGTAGGTGCActgagtaacacacacacacagacacccacacaagcacgcacacacacacacacgcacaaacatgcatacacgcacacacaccacacatcacacacacacacacactttatttataATTGAAAATGTTTACCTCTGATTCTCAACAGCTGACAGCATTTGCCTACAAAGACTACCTGCAGTTCGGCTACGTTGACCAGGGCATCTCAGACACGGCCGATCTGCTGAAACAGTTCAACATCAACACCTACGCCCCCACAATGTTGGTCTTTAAAGAGAACATAGACAAGCCAGCGGACATCATACAGGTACATGCCTCAGACGAATGCCATGTTTTTTTAAGGAATATTGGCCTCAATGTTGGACCCTCATCTGCTGGGTCTGTTTGGTAACGTCGGTCATCACCATGAGTTGTCATACTGGGGATGTAGACTTTAGATGTTATCCTCTCCTCTGTTGTTCTCTGCAGGCCAAGGGAATGAAAAAGCAGATCATTGATGAGTTCATGTCCAACAATAAATTCCTCCTGGTTCCACGCTTGGTCAACCAGAAGCTCTTCGATGAGCTCTGTCCTGTGAAACAGTTCCACCGACGCAGAAAGTAAGACATGCTATATTTTACTGTTTGTCTGGCTATATCAGATTAATCAGGGATTGTAGAAAAAGGAAGTTCATAAAATATCCTTGGTTTATGTTGTATACTATTGTCTACATTTTCTAATTCTGATGTAACATCATTCTCTCATTGGAATGCAATTAACTTCATGCCGGCCCTGATCGCTTTAAGTCTAATATTAATACtttaattttctattttgactttattttgtattatattgGAATCTAGCTaattgtttacttgctaaagCTATTATCAAGTACTACGTATCCTGTTTCAATCAAGTGGGAGAAACATGTTGAGGAGGATATCCATGGTCAACTTGCATCCCTGTAGGGGAATTATTGTTGTGTGTTCTTAATGTGCTTACATTAGCTGGAGGATGGTCATGAGGCtgaaataaaatgaaacaaGTAAAACACCTTTTTGCTACGGTAATGCCACAACACGTCATAATGAATAAACAACCTGCAATAAGGACTCCATAACAAACCAATAATATGTAAATCAGGAATCAATAAGGGGAATCTTATCTTCCTATTGTTAATATTACCTTTTTATATCGGTTTTGTTTTGTGATTTGCATGTTGTTATCATTCAGCACCAACCGCTCCCTATGCCTCCACTCTAAGGTACTGTGTGCTGCTGTTGACCAGCGACGAGGAGTCCTTCTCTCCCGGGAACCAGGCCTTCCTGTCCTTCGCCTCCACCAACACAAGGGAGGTGCTGCGCTTCGCCTACGTCTACCAGAGGCATCAGCAGCCCCTGTGTGACGTCCTGACGCAGAGCAAGGAGACACCCTGGTTCTCACAGGTACACACGTAGCTCATATTCTTGATGATCCCGTGCTAGATGTAGCCCAAAGCTCAAGGAGCCCATGTCAGCAGATGGAGCGTGTTTGTTTCGGGAGCTGTTTTTTACTCACAATTTTTTTGTCACTTAAGGACCAAGGTCGATTTTTGATGCAGATATTATGAAATCTGTAGATTTTCATGTTTTTGACAATGGACCCTTGCagaaaaataattgtatttttgtattgtttttcagAACATGTACGATATTCTAGTGGTTGTGGATTCAAAACCAAGTTCTTCAGTTTAGTTAACCCTTAGGTTTCTCTCAGCTAGgcttctaacccctaccttctaaTTCGTGACGCACATCTAACGCGTTGGATGAAGCATCTTCTAAATAACTTAACAGTGTATGTTAAAGCGGTGTGCTCTTggccctgtgtgtgcgtttccgtgcgtgtgtgtgcctcaggTGGTGATCCTGGAGAGGCGCAACGCTGCAGGGAAGACCCTGTACAAGCCGGTGACGGCGTGGAACGGCAGCGAGGAGGACCAGCAGGCGCTGGTGGACGAGCTGGAGCGCCTCCACAAGGACCCGTCCATCCTCAACTACGACGCAACGCTGCCCGAGCTCAATAACGAGTTTGCATCGGTAtgtcgtgcccccccccccccccagcccaaccTCCCCTGCCTCTGAAAAAGTGACTTCAATTGTAACAGTCTAATCAACATGGGGATGAGGCGGAGTTTGTAGTTTGAAGTGTAAATATCGTCTTTTTCTTACAGATGTTTATTATCCGATGGGTCTACTCTTCCTATGATTATTTAACGGAAGTCGTGGATGATATTTTGCATAATAACTGGTATGTATTGATACATTGATATTCTGATGTGCGTTAAATATTTATGAAATTACGTGATTCAGTAGATATTCTATTTTAGTCGCCTAGTATCTACATTCTAAGTATGTAAACATCTAGAGATGTaaatcccttttctttttttttcaggcgAGAGATGATGCCCCTTGTGTCTTTGATCTTTTCCGCCCTGTTCATCTTGTTTGGAACTGTGGTCATCCAGGCTTTTAGGTAAGAATACTGACTGAGAAACACTGCTAGACTCAATTCCCGCACCACTCAATCACTTTTCTCTAACCCCTGTAGTTAGTTCTCAAAAAGCCAAATGCAATCAAAGGTCGAGGGTtgtttacaaaaaataaaaagggttaATAATTGAAAGCATTTTTTAGTTTGAATGGGTTTTCTGTGTGATTGCAGCGACTCGAGTGAGGACAAGCAGACCAAACCTAAAGGAAAGGACGGACTAAAAGCAGAAAATGGCTCCCCGGGAGGTGCATCGAGGCAAGCCAGGGATTATCCTTCAGGCATTCATAGTTTCGTCAACCAACTTGTTTAATGTCTCACATATCTGTTGTTGACAAAATTATGCAAGTataaaacattttcttttcGATGCACAATGTTTTAGGCCTCCTAAAAAGAGTTTTGTGGAGGTGACGGAGCTAACAGACATCACGTACACCAGTAACCTCGTGAGGCTGAGACCAGGACACATGAACGTGGTGCTAGTCCTCACACACGCCTCCAAGAACATTCTCCTCAGCAAGTTTGCCAAAGAGGTGTACTCCTTCACGGGGTGAGGTCCTCGCTCCCAGTCGTGAAGCACTGAACTTTTTTTATTACTATTACCGGTATGGAAATGTGCTTGGATAAAACAATGTGTTGTCTCAAAGGTTCTTTTGATAAGGTTTAAGAGCTATAACTTGAGTGTAATCTGTTTTGCTCTTTCCCGCTCTCTTTCTTCACAACTCTCAAAGCTTCCAGCAACTTTAAGGAATGTTCTGGTGAAGCTTGGTTTTATGTTGGCCCCTCCTATGACCCTAAATAAAGATGATGTCCAAGCTAAATAAAATGCAGCATTAAATGGAACTGTAGTCCACAAGTTGAGGttccagagcagcaggaggccAGCACCGGGGGTCGTTGTGTAACACTATATCCAACCCCCTCTATCAGTTCACCAAGTCCTCCTTATAATGGAGCCCTCATTCCATTCAGACACGATACAACTTGTTTTTGACACATAATAACCCTGGAACTAACCCTCAGTTCCCCCTGCAGGAGCGTGACGCTGCACTTCTCCTTCCTGAACATGGACAAGCACAGCGAGTGGATGCACTCCCTGCTGGAGTATGCACAGGACGCCCTGCGGCACGACGCCCACGACGACCACCAGGCGGCCAACCGCAGGGCGGACTACACCGGCTACGTGATGGCGCTCAACGGCCACAAGAAGTACCTGTGCCTCTTCAGGCCCGTGTACACCGGCGAAGACCCCGACGCCAAGTCTTCCGAGGACGAATCGGGAGCGGGAACGGGAACGGGCGGGGGGGCGACGGCGTCCAGCAGGTCGAGGCCCGGTTCCCGCGACGACcacccgccaccgccgccgcgcaAGTCCTACCGCTCGCGCTCCGTGTCCACCCTGCAGATCCACCACAAACTGGACCGGCTGGGGCTGTGGATGGAGAGGCTGATGGAGGGGACCCTGCCCCGCTACTACGTCCCCGCCTGGCCCGGGCTGGACAAGATCACCCCTGGGAAGTAGGACCGGgcacatcatcctcatcctcttcaaCGCCCTTTTCCGCCCTGACGCTGAGGAGGTCCGCCTCACGTTGGGTAGGAGTAAAGCCTCCAAGAGGGTCTTTGGTTCCGTTTTGTACTTTGAATgaccgatttatttatttattccgaCCTACTTACGTGCTTTGAAACTGCGGTTGGTTAAATGTTGAACGTACAAATACTGTGGGACAAGTACACGCAAAGCATGCTACTAGATCTCACCAGTTTTGTTGTTTCGGTACTTATTATTTATACTTATTTACACTTTTTAGGTCAATGCTGCTGCTATAGCCTTTAAAACCAGAAAACAAATCACTGTGGTCAACTAGTTGTATTTGCCTCCATAATGATTACATTACATCATAAAAGCATATTACATAATATCATAATCAAAACAAATATTATAGGCAAGATTTTCTATCTGTCTTAGTCTTGAATGAAGAAAACTGTGAATGGAGATGCATGTCTCTTGCACTAGCCTTCTTTTAGCATTTTTTTGGCATTTCTTTGATCAGATTTCCTGAATGCGGATTTTCCCTGCCTGTGCAATATAGCGGTTGCTGTTAACGACAATGCCTTCATATTACCCTAGGCTTGGCATTATCGATGATCATCCTGATGGATCACAAAAAATGTACAATATGTAGACAGTGTTTCGTCTGTTTTGTTAAGTAGAAGCTATGACATGAAATGATGACTAATGGCACTGGCCGTGCATTTCATTGTCGCAAAACTTTTCAAAGTCTTCGATAATCTGGCATGTACAAACACGTTCATGTTGAATGAATTAGGCAAAGAAAACATTCATTTTTTGTGTGCTCTTGCAAATGTGTACCCCTATAATGTCGTTATTGTCAATACTGTGAACTGTagatattgtacatatttatcaaACCTATAGATCGGTATTTTAAAGGGAAAAAAAATCTGTGATATGAAAGATCAGTTCATGTTTTACATGGATTTATTATCAAGATGTGGTTATTGTTTTATAGTGCCCATAAACATTGTCTTTTGGTATTATAACTATTAAATGAAATGTAAAAGGCATCGATGAGTTTAATTTGATTAGTCTCAGATTGTGCATATATTCTCTTGCTGGTCATAAGCAATGCTTTCTAATTTTACATTTATGATTTAGTGAAAAGGTATTTATTCCACAAAAATCTCACACCTTCACACTTGAAATTTGTGTTGATTTGATGAAATGTAGAAGAAGGATTCAGAATGTATTATTTTGGGTAATATTTAGTTTTCGGCAGCACACACATCATTTCAAAAAGCAAATTTGCGGCAGTCAGCGCTGTATTTCCTGTtgaacaaacatgcatacaaacacaaataaatatcagtttATTTCATGACATTTTTTATATCCCAAGGTTACATGATGTAAACATGATGGTGTCATACTGTACCTGTCGTGTCATACGCTGGAGACACCTCTACCAAATCACACCCGACCAGGTTGAGCCCACGGCAGCCCCGCACAATCTCCAGCCCCTGCACAAAGCGAGTACATGAGGCTCAAGCTGCCATCACCATGAGGCCCATATTTAAATGCATTAGTTATTCATATTCCAAGGCGGTCACACATtatgatgacctataaaaaTGGAGTCCCCcacacttaaaaaaaacgaagaaaaaaaaaacgcggCCAAACGCATTGGTCTCACCTGTATGGTGGTCAGTCCTGCTATCTCAGGTGTGCCTGTTCCGGGGGCGAAACTTGGGTCTAGAGCGTCGATGTCGAAGCTCAGGTACACCGGCCCACTGCCCATCTGAGCCCTGACCTCGACCATCAGAGGTTCCAGGGATTTGAACCAACACTCTTCTGCTTGCACGACACGGAAACCCTATAACACACAATTTAATGTTATGGTGTCATTGTAAATGCCAACCTTTTTTTCCACCCGTTTATCAATTTTTAGGCACAATTCCTTGCAAACAATAACTATTATTGACGTGGTTGTTGTTGTAAGTAGCTTCCCTTCACATAGTTTGAACCAAATAAATCTGCCCATAAAATCCATTGTCCTTCATTGTTATTTAACCATTACATTATTATGACAGTCTGATCGAATACAATGCAACTCTACACTTTAAAAAGATTTATGTTCAAAATGCAGCGTCAAATATCCATAGCATAGATAGCTTAAAAGCCAGCATTCTCCGGTTTATTTCATATATTGGCAGTGCTTTTCACTGCAGCCCACCATGACTAAAGGACTTAGGGGTGAATCCAGATTCTTTGCTCCAAACAAAATCTCAGCCCTacccctcgctgttgcgcgttcacgcgccgtggagctGTGTCCCGAAAGCCATTTTAAGctagggtaaggggtaagggggctAACATCCCCACAAAATTTTGATTTTCAATGGGCACACTCAAAGAAATTGAGAACGCTCAAGttgtgacttgctcccacaataccttgtgAGAAAATGGAAAATCAAGATAAATCCTAGGCAAGATGGcgggcgaaaagatgcgacaggatcgAAAACCACAATaatcataaaataaatgacCATGACCATCGCATTATCATTATGCTGTTTGAATGTTATGCAGGCATTTTCTTTATAACAAGCACAACCACCAAAACTCCCGGAGAAGAGCTCCCGGACTCGCACCGGGGGCTCCGCGGCAGGGGACAGGCCGCGTTCAGGCTGCCCACTGTCAGGCGGCTCGCGGGCTCTGCTGCCCGGCCGCGGGCTCTGctgcccggccgcgggcttcgaagcccggccgcggaCCCTGCCCGCGGTCGGGGAGCTGCCGGGCCCATTTCCAATTTTGTTCAACAAAATGGGACAATGATATCCATATGTTCCATGTTCTAGGGACTCCAGGTTGAAGATAAGCTTTAATCCCCTGCCAAGTAatgcaatcttttttttttaaatgctttttAGCCTGGAGAATGGTGGTTTGCGATTTGATGAGATATGAATCAATCTGAAGGATAGTTAATATTCGTTTAACCAAAGCACTTCCACACGTTTGACTTCAGATTTGCTGGTGCACTGAAAATCGTTTAACCGTTTTCACAAATGGCTGTTATTCGCGCATTCACAACCCCGGTTGTTCCCTGCTCATTTCATTTTCCGGATCCGTATGGAAACGGAATGAAATGACTTGACAATGCTGTCTTGATAGCATATTACCTCAAGTTCTATGTTTATTCTGGTTTCACATATTATGTTGATCTTGTATATTGTTTGATCTAAAATAAAGTTTTGAAGATAGTGAGTATGAATAATATTCTTTTCTAATCATACCGTGCTTTCCCTGTGGGTAAGGTTGCATTCCTAAGACATTCAAACTATACAGTAATATTCCAGAGACAGATTTGTatcaaaagattaaaaaaataaaattaaaataaagatcaAAACCCCGTCAACGACTAATAATGACTGTAACTGGGTCTTGAAGGGTTGTTGTTCCATTTCGTGGGGGTAGGGTTGAGGGGTAGGgttaaggggtaggggtaggagTAGGGTTAAGATGGAGATTTTTGCAGAGCAAAGAATacggattgggccttagtctgGTACCTGCGCACGGCTCCACTCATAAGAATCAGGCGAGTAGCCACTCCCCCTCAGGCCGATCTGGGCGACTCTCTTGCAATCTAGAagcccctcctccacacaccgCCTGAAGGGGGTCCCGTGGCCGATCTTCTCCCCCAGCACTATGTCGCTGGTGTCCGCATGGGCGTCCACGTGAATCAGACCCACCGGGCCATATCTGACCAAAGAGTACCAAGTCAGTTTACATGACCCATGGATATAGTAtgttttacagtgtgtgtgtgtgtgtgtgttgttttgtgtgtgcatgtgcatgcgtctgtgtgtgtgtgtagcatgaCATACAGATATCAGGTGCAGCATACAAACATTTGACAAAAGGAAGCACTATACTGTGCAAACCCCTATGGGGTACATACATACCTCCACCTACTGTGTAGGTTGAATACAATACAGAGCAGGGCCAACGGAGGTGAAggcaggggtggtggtggtggaaattGAGTTCAGTGCacttaacctgtgtgtgtgtgtgtgtgtgtgtgtgtgtgtgtgtgtgtgtgtgtgtgtgtgtgtgtgtgtgtgtgtgtgtgtgtgtgtgtgtgtgtgtgtgtgtgtgtgtgtgtgtgttgtttattggaTGTGGATATTATTGCTGATGTGAAAATCTGAATTAATGATTGA encodes:
- the dnajc16 gene encoding dnaJ homolog subfamily C member 16; its protein translation is MSLPFAVLVVLVALLAGSLYAAAEADPYKILGVTRSASQAEIKKVYKRLAKEWHPDKNKSPEAEDMFIKITKSYEILSSEEKRSTYDRYGQTDDTQPYGQYRHRHSHFDFDEAFFNFPFNKNSRDFADGKYALHFDQYVNNVVPGSFKRPYLVKITSDWCFSCIHIEPVWKEVVQEMETLGVGIGVVDVGYERRLANYLGAHRTPSILGVINGKVTFFHYAVAKELLKQFVEDLLPQRLVEKVTDKNQLEFLNSWQEINKPHVLLFDQVPAVPLLFKLTAFAYKDYLQFGYVDQGISDTADLLKQFNINTYAPTMLVFKENIDKPADIIQAKGMKKQIIDEFMSNNKFLLVPRLVNQKLFDELCPVKQFHRRRKYCVLLLTSDEESFSPGNQAFLSFASTNTREVLRFAYVYQRHQQPLCDVLTQSKETPWFSQVVILERRNAAGKTLYKPVTAWNGSEEDQQALVDELERLHKDPSILNYDATLPELNNEFASMFIIRWVYSSYDYLTEVVDDILHNNWREMMPLVSLIFSALFILFGTVVIQAFSDSSEDKQTKPKGKDGLKAENGSPGGASRPPKKSFVEVTELTDITYTSNLVRLRPGHMNVVLVLTHASKNILLSKFAKEVYSFTGSVTLHFSFLNMDKHSEWMHSLLEYAQDALRHDAHDDHQAANRRADYTGYVMALNGHKKYLCLFRPVYTGEDPDAKSSEDESGAGTGTGGGATASSRSRPGSRDDHPPPPPRKSYRSRSVSTLQIHHKLDRLGLWMERLMEGTLPRYYVPAWPGLDKITPGK